The following are encoded in a window of Tamandua tetradactyla isolate mTamTet1 unplaced genomic scaffold, mTamTet1.pri scaffold_179_ctg1, whole genome shotgun sequence genomic DNA:
- the LOC143673189 gene encoding olfactory receptor 5K1-like — translation MTEVNHSMTTEFILTGFTDRPDLKSLLFVIFFAMYLITMVGNLGLVSLIYMERRLHTPMYIFLGNLALMDSCCSCAITPKMLGNFFSEDKMISLYECMAQFYFLCLAETTDCFLLAAMAYDRYVAICSPLLYHTRMSKKLCIQMLTGAYIAGNLNPMIHVGLLFRLTFCGSHQINHFFCDIFPLCSLSCVDPYINELMVLIFAGSIQVFTITIVVITYLCILYTIFKMKSKAGRGKALSTCASHFLSVSIFYGSLLFVYGQPSSVKEEDKDIVVAIFYTLVVPLLNPFIYSLRNKEVINVMKRIMKSKPHNILKPIWSLKQTDLI, via the coding sequence ATGACCGAAGTTAACCACTCAATGACAACAGAATTTATCCTCACAGGATTTACGGATCGACCAGACCTGAAGTCCCTTCTGTTTGTGATATTCTTTGCCATGTATCTGATCACTATGGTGGGGAATCTTGGTTTGGTGTCATTGATTTATATGGAGCGTCGTCTTCACACACCAATGTACATCTTTCTGGGCAACCTCGCTCTGATGGATTCCTGCTGTTCTTGTGCTATTACACCCAAGATGTTAGGAAACTTCTTTTCAGAAGACAAGATGATTTCCCTTTATGAATGCAtggcacaattttattttctctgtcttgcTGAAACTACAGATTGCTTTCTTCTGGCAGCTATGGCTTATGACCGGTATGTGGCAATATGCAGCCCATTACTGTACCACACAAGGATGTCAAAGAAACTCTGCATTCAAATGCTCACAGGGGCCTACATAGCTGGAAACTTGAATCCCATGATTCATGTAGGGCTACTATTTAGGTTAACATTCTGTGGTTCTCATCAAATCAATCactttttttgtgatatttttccattatgcAGTCTTTCCTGTGTTGACCCCTATATCAATGAACTGATGGTACTTATCTTTGCAGGGTCAATTCAAGTCTTTACTATTACCATAGTTGTAATCACTTATCTCTGCATCCTTTAcactattttcaaaatgaaatccaaagCAGGAAGAGGCAAAGCTTTATCCACTTGTGCATCCcactttctctctgtttcaatATTCTATGGTTCTCTTCTTTTTGTGTATGGTCAACCAAGTTCAGTtaaagaagaagataaagataTAGTTGTTGCTATTTTTTATACCCTAGTAGTTCCTTTACTGAACCCTTTTATTTATAGTCTGAGAAATAAGGAAGTAATAAatgttatgaaaagaattatgaaaagtaAACCTCATAACATTCTGAAACCAATATGGTCCTTGAAGCAAACTGAtttaatatga